One genomic segment of Primulina tabacum isolate GXHZ01 chromosome 9, ASM2559414v2, whole genome shotgun sequence includes these proteins:
- the LOC142555910 gene encoding sphingosine kinase 1-like isoform X1: MSWTKLKGHKHFDQMEIVEPVLSDRVRVQDVVTDATFSASGQLCWADKRVDFDKEVLGFSVEGLEIRIRTVVSNKAGIFCFGGASRLIRKNFTFELLSDDALRIWTQKFQEYLDSLGRPKRLFILVNPYGGTKSASKIFLNDVKPFLDDANVHYMVQETERQLHAKEVVQSLDLSKYDGIVCVSGDGILVEVINGLLHREDWENAIKMPIGVVPAGTGNGMAKSLLDSNGEPCAASNATLAVIRGHKRSLDVATLSQGNTKFFSVLMLAWGLVADIDIESEKYRWMGSARLDVYAVQRIFGLRKYNGSVIFAPAPGYESYGEPLDLENQIIVDGEAEMKSDKQYGYHGPELDVKSLNWQKVDGPFVSIWLHNVPWGGEDAMAAPNAEFSDGYLDLIMIKDIPKFALLKSMTELNSGSHVKSPFVSYLKVKAFVLQPGPRTDNPDKAGIIDVDGEVLARGKGTYKCNEETLMSYDKIVIKVDQGLATLFSPN, from the exons ATGAGCTGGACCAAATTAAAGGGGCACAAACACTTTGATCAGATGGAAATTGTGGAGCCCGTGTTGTCCGACCGGGTTCGAGTTCAGGACGTCGTGACGGATGCTACTTTCTCGGCTAGCGGCCAATTATGTTGGGCGGACAAACGGGTGGACTTTGATAAGGAAGTCCTCGGGTTTTCTGTTGAGGGATTGGAAATCAGAATTAGAACTGTTGTGTCCAACAAGGCGGGAATCTTCTGCTTCGGCGGCGCATCGAGACTCATCAGGAAGAATTTCACTTTCGAGCTCTTGTCAGACGATGCTCTTCGCATTTGGACGCAAAAGTTCCAAGAATATCTCGATTCTCtgg GTAGGCCAAAGAGGTTATTCATATTGGTGAATCCGTACGGAGGGACGAAATCGGCTTCAAAGATTTTCTTGAATGACGTGAAGCCTTTTCTCGACGATGCTAATGTCCACTATATGGTGCAAG AAACTGAACGTCAACTTCACGCGAAGGAAGTTGTTCAGTCGTTGGATCTTTCAAAGTACGATGGAATTGTTTGTGTTAGCGGAGACGGAATCTTGGTGGAG GTAATAAACGGATTGCTTCACAGGGAGGACTGGGAAAATGCAATAAAAATGCCTATTGGAGTGGTTCCCGCAG GAACTGGAAATGGCATGGCAAAATCACTCCTAGATTCGAATGGTGAACCTTGCGCAGCTTCTAATGCTACACTTGCTGTCATTCGAG GTCATAAGCGGTCATTGGATGTAGCTACTTTATCCCAAGGGAACACCAAATTTTTTAGCGTGTTGATGCTTGCATGGG GTCTTGTGGCTGACATTGATATCGAATCTGAGAAATATAGGTGGATGGGGAGTGCTCGGCTAGATGTCTAC GCAGTTCAACGAATATTTGGTCTGAGGAAGTATAATGGCAGTGTAATATTTGCGCCAGCACCTGGATATGAATCTTATGGAGAACCGTTGGATCTTGAAAATCAAATCATTGTAGACGGTGAGGCTGAAATGAAATCTGATAAGCAATACGGCTATCATGGTCCTGAACTCGATGTTAAAAGTTTAAATTGGCAGAAGGTTGACGGTCCTTTTGTTTCAATATGGCTCCATAACGTACCGTGGGGAGGTGAAGATGCAATGGCAGCCCCTAATGCTGAG TTTTCTGATGGTTATTTGGACTTGATCATGATAAAGGACATACCAAAGTTTGCTTTGTTAAAGTCAATGACTGAATTAAACTCCGGAAGCCATGTCAAATCCCCGTTTGTATCTTACCTCAAG GTGAAGGCTTTCGTTTTGCAACCTGGGCCACGAACCGATAACCCAGACAAGGCCGGGATAATAGATGTAGACGGGGAGGTTTTAGCCAGAGGGAAAGGAACATACAAGTGCAATGAGGAAACTCTAATGAGCTATGACAAAATAGTCATTAAAGTTGATCAGGGATTAGCCACATTATTTTCTCCTAATTAA
- the LOC142555910 gene encoding sphingosine kinase 2-like isoform X2, which translates to MLMSTIWCKKLNVNFTRRKLFSRWIFQSTMELFVLAETESWWRSVDYWDFRTAVINGLLHREDWENAIKMPIGVVPAGTGNGMAKSLLDSNGEPCAASNATLAVIRGHKRSLDVATLSQGNTKFFSVLMLAWGLVADIDIESEKYRWMGSARLDVYAVQRIFGLRKYNGSVIFAPAPGYESYGEPLDLENQIIVDGEAEMKSDKQYGYHGPELDVKSLNWQKVDGPFVSIWLHNVPWGGEDAMAAPNAEFSDGYLDLIMIKDIPKFALLKSMTELNSGSHVKSPFVSYLKVKAFVLQPGPRTDNPDKAGIIDVDGEVLARGKGTYKCNEETLMSYDKIVIKVDQGLATLFSPN; encoded by the exons ATGCTAATGTCCACTATATGGTGCAAG AAACTGAACGTCAACTTCACGCGAAGGAAGTTGTTCAGTCGTTGGATCTTTCAAAGTACGATGGAATTGTTTGTGTTAGCGGAGACGGAATCTTGGTGGAGGTCGGTTGATTATTGGGACTTTCGAACTGCA GTAATAAACGGATTGCTTCACAGGGAGGACTGGGAAAATGCAATAAAAATGCCTATTGGAGTGGTTCCCGCAG GAACTGGAAATGGCATGGCAAAATCACTCCTAGATTCGAATGGTGAACCTTGCGCAGCTTCTAATGCTACACTTGCTGTCATTCGAG GTCATAAGCGGTCATTGGATGTAGCTACTTTATCCCAAGGGAACACCAAATTTTTTAGCGTGTTGATGCTTGCATGGG GTCTTGTGGCTGACATTGATATCGAATCTGAGAAATATAGGTGGATGGGGAGTGCTCGGCTAGATGTCTAC GCAGTTCAACGAATATTTGGTCTGAGGAAGTATAATGGCAGTGTAATATTTGCGCCAGCACCTGGATATGAATCTTATGGAGAACCGTTGGATCTTGAAAATCAAATCATTGTAGACGGTGAGGCTGAAATGAAATCTGATAAGCAATACGGCTATCATGGTCCTGAACTCGATGTTAAAAGTTTAAATTGGCAGAAGGTTGACGGTCCTTTTGTTTCAATATGGCTCCATAACGTACCGTGGGGAGGTGAAGATGCAATGGCAGCCCCTAATGCTGAG TTTTCTGATGGTTATTTGGACTTGATCATGATAAAGGACATACCAAAGTTTGCTTTGTTAAAGTCAATGACTGAATTAAACTCCGGAAGCCATGTCAAATCCCCGTTTGTATCTTACCTCAAG GTGAAGGCTTTCGTTTTGCAACCTGGGCCACGAACCGATAACCCAGACAAGGCCGGGATAATAGATGTAGACGGGGAGGTTTTAGCCAGAGGGAAAGGAACATACAAGTGCAATGAGGAAACTCTAATGAGCTATGACAAAATAGTCATTAAAGTTGATCAGGGATTAGCCACATTATTTTCTCCTAATTAA
- the LOC142555910 gene encoding sphingosine kinase 2-like isoform X3, translating into MPIGVVPAGTGNGMAKSLLDSNGEPCAASNATLAVIRGHKRSLDVATLSQGNTKFFSVLMLAWGLVADIDIESEKYRWMGSARLDVYAVQRIFGLRKYNGSVIFAPAPGYESYGEPLDLENQIIVDGEAEMKSDKQYGYHGPELDVKSLNWQKVDGPFVSIWLHNVPWGGEDAMAAPNAEFSDGYLDLIMIKDIPKFALLKSMTELNSGSHVKSPFVSYLKVKAFVLQPGPRTDNPDKAGIIDVDGEVLARGKGTYKCNEETLMSYDKIVIKVDQGLATLFSPN; encoded by the exons ATGCCTATTGGAGTGGTTCCCGCAG GAACTGGAAATGGCATGGCAAAATCACTCCTAGATTCGAATGGTGAACCTTGCGCAGCTTCTAATGCTACACTTGCTGTCATTCGAG GTCATAAGCGGTCATTGGATGTAGCTACTTTATCCCAAGGGAACACCAAATTTTTTAGCGTGTTGATGCTTGCATGGG GTCTTGTGGCTGACATTGATATCGAATCTGAGAAATATAGGTGGATGGGGAGTGCTCGGCTAGATGTCTAC GCAGTTCAACGAATATTTGGTCTGAGGAAGTATAATGGCAGTGTAATATTTGCGCCAGCACCTGGATATGAATCTTATGGAGAACCGTTGGATCTTGAAAATCAAATCATTGTAGACGGTGAGGCTGAAATGAAATCTGATAAGCAATACGGCTATCATGGTCCTGAACTCGATGTTAAAAGTTTAAATTGGCAGAAGGTTGACGGTCCTTTTGTTTCAATATGGCTCCATAACGTACCGTGGGGAGGTGAAGATGCAATGGCAGCCCCTAATGCTGAG TTTTCTGATGGTTATTTGGACTTGATCATGATAAAGGACATACCAAAGTTTGCTTTGTTAAAGTCAATGACTGAATTAAACTCCGGAAGCCATGTCAAATCCCCGTTTGTATCTTACCTCAAG GTGAAGGCTTTCGTTTTGCAACCTGGGCCACGAACCGATAACCCAGACAAGGCCGGGATAATAGATGTAGACGGGGAGGTTTTAGCCAGAGGGAAAGGAACATACAAGTGCAATGAGGAAACTCTAATGAGCTATGACAAAATAGTCATTAAAGTTGATCAGGGATTAGCCACATTATTTTCTCCTAATTAA